From the Thermococcus guaymasensis DSM 11113 genome, one window contains:
- a CDS encoding SAM hydrolase/SAM-dependent halogenase family protein: MITLTTDFGLSSPYVGEMKVAMLRVNPDAKLVDVTHAVTRHSILEGSFVMEQVVKYSPPGTVHVGVVDPGVGTERRAVVIEGDQWLVVPDNGLATLPLKHINPRRAWGIDFERIKRFTGWRISSTFHGRDVFGPVGALIEKGVSPEEFAEEIPLDSLVKLDIEPRKEGDLWVLKVIYVDDFGNVILNLEDYERPKAVELPDFGLKILYLDTYGQVKPGELLALPGSHDYLEIAVNQGSAAERLGLRVGDEVRVRLL, translated from the coding sequence ATGATAACTCTAACAACGGACTTCGGGCTCAGCTCCCCATACGTCGGCGAGATGAAGGTCGCGATGCTCCGGGTTAATCCCGACGCGAAGCTCGTCGATGTTACCCACGCGGTGACAAGGCACTCGATACTCGAGGGCTCCTTCGTCATGGAACAGGTAGTTAAGTACTCGCCTCCCGGAACAGTTCACGTTGGAGTCGTTGATCCGGGCGTCGGGACGGAAAGAAGGGCGGTTGTAATTGAGGGCGACCAGTGGCTGGTCGTTCCAGATAACGGGCTGGCTACCCTCCCGCTCAAGCACATAAACCCGAGACGCGCCTGGGGGATAGACTTTGAGAGGATTAAGCGCTTTACCGGGTGGAGGATAAGCTCGACCTTTCACGGGAGAGATGTTTTCGGGCCGGTCGGCGCGCTCATAGAGAAGGGAGTTTCTCCAGAGGAGTTCGCGGAAGAGATTCCCCTCGATTCGCTGGTCAAGCTCGACATTGAGCCGAGGAAGGAAGGCGACCTCTGGGTTCTGAAGGTAATCTACGTTGATGACTTCGGCAACGTCATCCTCAACCTCGAAGACTATGAAAGGCCGAAAGCCGTTGAACTGCCCGACTTCGGGCTTAAAATCCTATACCTCGACACCTACGGACAGGTAAAACCAGGCGAGCTTTTGGCCCTGCCCGGAAGCCATGACTACCTTGAGATTGCCGTGAACCAGGGCTCCGCCGCCGAAAGGCTTGGGTTGAGGGTCGGGGATGAAGTCAGGGTGAGACTACTCTGA
- a CDS encoding nicotinamide-nucleotide adenylyltransferase gives MVKRGLFVGRFQPVHNGHLKALEFVFSQVDEVIIGIGSAQASHTLKNPFTTSERMEMLIRALDEAEFPKKRYYLIPLPDINFNAIWATYVVSMVPRFDVVFTGNSLVAQLFREKGYEVIVQPMFRKDILSATEVRRRMVSGEPWEDLVPKSVAEFIKEIHGVERIQMLATNLEKNEKELQAPIRIPEF, from the coding sequence ATGGTCAAGCGCGGTCTATTCGTCGGTCGTTTCCAGCCCGTCCACAACGGGCACCTAAAGGCGCTAGAATTCGTCTTTTCGCAGGTTGATGAGGTCATCATAGGGATTGGAAGCGCCCAGGCAAGCCACACGCTCAAGAACCCCTTCACGACGAGCGAGAGAATGGAGATGCTCATAAGGGCCCTTGATGAAGCGGAGTTCCCCAAGAAGCGCTACTATTTGATTCCCCTCCCGGACATAAACTTCAACGCCATCTGGGCGACCTACGTGGTGAGCATGGTTCCGCGCTTCGACGTCGTCTTTACCGGGAACTCTTTGGTTGCCCAGCTCTTCCGTGAGAAGGGCTACGAGGTCATCGTCCAGCCGATGTTCAGGAAGGACATACTCTCGGCGACAGAGGTAAGGAGGAGGATGGTCAGCGGGGAGCCGTGGGAAGACCTCGTTCCGAAGAGCGTCGCCGAGTTCATAAAGGAAATCCACGGCGTTGAAAGGATTCAGATGCTCGCGACCAACCTTGAGAAGAACGAGAAAGAGTTGCAGGCGCCGATAAGGATTCCGGAGTTTTAG
- a CDS encoding type II toxin-antitoxin system VapC family toxin, with product MRSYLVDSSVILETLKGNPKAGNLLKSLENEAKFINAVIFSEVLFIFLKNITGKSYLTLRGNRKEIGAHRARILRLYRFLRENFVEVPLTEEISDMAFKMVLTYALLPNDALILATAKFYDLTLVTLDSDFVDAAKSEGIKIVIGNSFNETERNVQKD from the coding sequence ATGAGGAGCTATTTGGTTGATTCCTCGGTCATACTGGAAACCTTAAAGGGTAATCCCAAGGCAGGAAATTTGCTAAAAAGTCTCGAAAACGAGGCTAAGTTTATAAATGCCGTAATATTCAGTGAGGTTCTCTTCATATTTCTGAAAAACATCACCGGGAAGAGCTATCTAACACTCCGGGGAAACAGGAAAGAGATTGGCGCCCATAGGGCCAGAATCTTAAGGCTCTACCGATTTCTCAGGGAAAACTTTGTGGAAGTGCCACTTACCGAGGAGATAAGTGATATGGCGTTCAAAATGGTTCTTACCTATGCCCTTCTACCCAACGATGCCCTAATCCTTGCTACTGCGAAATTCTATGACTTAACTCTAGTTACCCTCGATTCTGACTTTGTTGATGCCGCCAAGAGTGAGGGAATAAAAATTGTCATAGGTAATTCGTTCAATGAGACGGAACGAAACGTTCAAAAAGATTGA